A window of Nonomuraea angiospora genomic DNA:
TAGTCCTCTCAGCATGGTTCGAGCCTGTCCTGCCCGGACCCGTTAGGTCCAGCGCGGATTTCTTCGGTCGAGATTAAGCTGAGCTTATGCTCGACCCGCGCAAGCTCCACCTCCTCCGCGAACTCGCCCGGCGCGGCACCATCGCCGCGGTCGCGGAGGCGGTGACGTTCACCCCTTCGGCCGTCTCCCAGCAGCTCAGCGCCCTGGAGCGGGAGGCGGGCGTGCCGCTGCTGGAGCGCACCGGCCGCACGGTGGCGCTGACGCCCGCCGGGCGCCTGCTGGTCGAGCACGCGCACGCCGTGCTGGAGCAGCTCGAACGCGCGTCGGCGGCGCTCGCCGCCGCCCGTGGCGGGCCGTCCGGGCCGCTGCGGATCGGCGCGTTCCCGACGGCGGCCCGCGTGCTCCTGCCCCCGGCGCTCGTCGACCTGACCGGGGCGCATCCCGGGCTGGTGCCGATGGTCTCCGAGATCGACCCCGCCGACGTCTCGGCCGCGCTGCGGGCGGGCGAGCTGGACGTGGCGCTCGTACACGAGTACGACTTCGTTCCGCCCGTGACCGACGCGTCCATCGAGACGGAGCCGCTGTTCAGCGAGCCGATGTACCTGACCGACCGGCCCTCCGTGGCCGACGCCCGCGCCGACGCGTGGATCACCGACAGGCCAGGCACCCTCTGCCACACCATGGCGATCCGGGCGTGCCAGGCGGCCGGGTTCGAGCCGCTCGTACGGCACCACATCGACGACTTCGACACCGTGCTAGCGTTCGTCGCCGCCGGGCAGGGGGTCGCGCTCGTACCGCACCTGGCGGCGATCGACCCGCCGGCCGGGGTGACGCTCACCC
This region includes:
- a CDS encoding LysR family transcriptional regulator — translated: MLDPRKLHLLRELARRGTIAAVAEAVTFTPSAVSQQLSALEREAGVPLLERTGRTVALTPAGRLLVEHAHAVLEQLERASAALAAARGGPSGPLRIGAFPTAARVLLPPALVDLTGAHPGLVPMVSEIDPADVSAALRAGELDVALVHEYDFVPPVTDASIETEPLFSEPMYLTDRPSVADARADAWITDRPGTLCHTMAIRACQAAGFEPLVRHHIDDFDTVLAFVAAGQGVALVPHLAAIDPPAGVTLTRLPLSRRTLAAFRKGNGEHPAIRAAVAAFHAAIPHLPL